One Streptomyces sp. NBC_00554 DNA segment encodes these proteins:
- a CDS encoding antibiotic biosynthesis monooxygenase, translated as MIVEHAELTVVAGRERDFVAVFEKAREVLAEADGFRWTELLRCEERPRTFLLLVGWESVEAHTVGFRESERFQRWRALVGPFFAEPPSVEHFRLLGDRFAG; from the coding sequence GTGATCGTGGAGCATGCCGAGCTGACCGTGGTGGCCGGCCGTGAAAGGGACTTCGTGGCCGTCTTCGAGAAGGCGCGCGAGGTGCTCGCCGAGGCCGACGGCTTCCGCTGGACCGAGCTGCTGCGCTGCGAGGAGCGGCCACGGACGTTTCTGCTGCTGGTCGGCTGGGAGTCGGTCGAGGCCCACACCGTGGGGTTCCGCGAGTCGGAGCGCTTCCAGCGGTGGCGGGCGCTGGTCGGCCCGTTCTTCGCCGAGCCACCGTCGGTCGAGCACTTCCGGCTGCTCGGCGACCGCTTCGCCGGCTGA
- a CDS encoding fumarylacetoacetate hydrolase family protein, whose product MPDRLPTHTGPFALGTFAADGFGAFPGLVVGRRVRSLSDLAPSVRAVVEDWDALFPRLELLAVEPDDSWYDLADLRVLAPVEPGQILQSGANYRKHVVDLVAAEKESVHGATPEEARADAEEMMDERIRSGVPYVFLGSPRAICGPYDDVVLPALGEQHDWELELALVIGKSGKNIPAEEAMEYVAAYTICNDLTTRDRLYRPDLKAIGTDWFTAKNADTFLPTGPFLVPAAFAGDPSDLRITLRHNGVVRQDESTKDMIFDIPRLIAYVSTTTTLLPGDLLLTGSPAGNGAHWGVFLKPGDVVESEITGLGHQRNTVRSHA is encoded by the coding sequence GTGCCCGACCGACTCCCCACCCATACCGGACCGTTCGCGCTCGGCACCTTCGCAGCCGACGGATTCGGCGCCTTCCCGGGCCTCGTCGTCGGGCGGAGAGTACGCAGCCTCTCCGATCTGGCGCCGTCCGTGCGGGCGGTCGTCGAGGACTGGGACGCCCTCTTCCCCCGTCTGGAGCTCCTCGCCGTCGAGCCGGACGACAGCTGGTACGACCTCGCCGACCTCCGCGTCCTCGCCCCCGTCGAGCCCGGCCAGATCCTGCAGAGCGGCGCCAACTACCGCAAGCATGTGGTCGATCTGGTCGCCGCCGAGAAGGAGAGCGTGCACGGCGCCACACCCGAGGAAGCGCGCGCCGACGCCGAGGAAATGATGGACGAACGGATCCGCAGCGGCGTCCCGTACGTCTTCCTCGGCTCGCCGCGCGCGATCTGCGGCCCGTACGACGACGTGGTGCTGCCCGCGCTCGGCGAACAGCACGACTGGGAACTCGAACTCGCCCTGGTCATCGGCAAGTCGGGCAAGAACATCCCCGCCGAGGAGGCCATGGAGTATGTCGCCGCGTACACCATCTGCAACGACCTCACGACCCGCGACCGGCTCTACCGGCCCGACCTGAAGGCCATCGGCACCGACTGGTTCACCGCCAAGAACGCCGACACCTTCCTTCCGACCGGGCCCTTCCTGGTGCCGGCCGCCTTCGCCGGGGATCCCTCCGACCTGCGGATCACCCTGCGCCACAACGGAGTTGTCCGGCAGGACGAGTCCACCAAGGACATGATCTTCGACATCCCGAGGCTCATCGCGTACGTCTCCACGACCACCACCCTGCTCCCCGGCGACCTGCTGCTCACCGGCTCCCCGGCAGGCAATGGAGCGCACTGGGGTGTCTTCCTCAAGCCCGGGGACGTCGTGGAGTCGGAGATCACGGGCCTGGGTCACCAGCGCAACACCGTCAGGAGCCACGCATGA